A genomic segment from Nicotiana sylvestris chromosome 1, ASM39365v2, whole genome shotgun sequence encodes:
- the LOC138873826 gene encoding uncharacterized protein: protein MRFGKKRKLSPRFIGHFDILDRVIEVAYRLVLPSSLSVVHLVFHMSMLQKYHGDPSYVFDFSTVQLDKDLTYEEESLAILDRQVYQLRSKSYPPVRVQWRGQPGEAATWESKSNMHSRYRHLFPDSSMVQAYIENAFM from the exons atgagatttgggaagaagagaaagctaagccctaggttcattggtcattttgatattcttgatcgAGTGATAGAGGTAGCTTATAGACTTGTGTTGCCTTCaagtttatcagttgtgcacctagtgtttcatatgtccatgcttcagaagtatcatggcgatccatcctacgtgtttgacttcagcactgtccagttggacaaggatctgacctatgaggaggagtcgtTGGCGATTCTGGATCGGCAGGTttatcagttgagatcgaagagttaccctccagttcgtgttcagtggagaggtcagcctggcgaggcagctacctgggagtccaagtccaATATGCACAGCCGATATcgccatcttttccccgactcaa gCATGGTCCAGGCATATATCGAgaatgcttttatgtga